A genomic window from Carassius auratus strain Wakin chromosome 19, ASM336829v1, whole genome shotgun sequence includes:
- the LOC113119775 gene encoding twist-related protein-like yields MFEEEPMQEEPSSPESPVDSLGNSEEEPDRRQQKRSSRKRRQSRKSVGDAESPTPGKRSKKCSNSVSGSVSGSPQSLEDLQTQRVMANVRERQRTQSLNEAFASLRKIIPTLPSDKLSKIQTLKLASRYIDFLYQVLQSDELDSKMSSCSYVAHERLSYAFSVWRMEGAWSMSTSH; encoded by the coding sequence ATGTTTGAAGAAGAGCCGATGCAAGAGGAGCCCAGCTCCCCGGAGTCTCCAGTGGACAGCCTGGGGAACAGCGAGGAGGAGCCAGACAGGAGACAGCAGAAGCGCAGCAGCAGGAAAAGACGCCAGAGCAGGAAGAGCGTCGGGGACGCGGAGAGCCCAACGCCTGGGAAGCGGAGCAAGAAGTGCAGCAACAGCGTAAGCGGCAGCGTTAGCGGCAGCCCTCAGTCTCTGGAGGACCTGCAGACGCAGCGCGTCATGGCGAACGTGCGTGAGCGTCAGAGGACTCAGTCTCTAAACGAGGCGTTCGCGTCGCTGCGCAAAATCATCCCCACGTTACCCTCGGACAAGCTCAGCAAAATCCAGACGCTCAAGCTCGCGTCTCGGTACATTGATTTCCTGTACCAGGTGCTGCAGAGCGACGAGCTGGACTCCAAAATGTCCAGCTGCAGTTACGTGGCGCACGAGAGACTCAGTTACGCGTTTTCCGTCTGGAGAATGGAGGGCGCGTGGTCCATGTCAACATCCCACTGA